Proteins encoded by one window of Porphyromonas vaginalis:
- the rpsA gene encoding 30S ribosomal protein S1, translating into MSNNPTDRIQPLADFDWSGYAQDTDISPEMRKEREAIYDKTLTTIKENEVVMGKVMSISKREVLVNIGYKSAGIISANEFNYNKDLKVGDEVEVLVESKEDRFGQLQLSHRKARAARAWEKIAAAQENDEVILGYIKSRVNGGMIVDIFGVEAFLPGSQIDVRPIKDYDAFVDKTMEFKIVKVNPEYRNVVVSHKVLIEAELEQQKKEIISKLEKGQVLEGVVKGITSYGAFVDLGGVDGLIHITDLSWGRIGDPSEVVSIDEKINVVILDFDEEKTRIALGLKQLMPHPWDALDPNLKEGDIIHGRVVVITDYGAFVEVIPGVEGLIHVSEMSWTQHLRSAQEFLTVGQEVDAVVLMLDREDRKMSLGLKQLKPDPWETIEQRFPVGSNHEARVRNFTNYGVFVELDEGIDGLIHISDLSWTRKVKHPNEFVKVGQMIEVQVLEIDKENRRLSLGHKQVTENPWDEFAKEFTIGSIHEGTVVRMNEKGATIALPYGVEAFATPKHLIKEDGTSVAVDEKLPFKILDFNPEMQRIIVSHSRIHEDAERAERRQAATEERNQQVRDAAAVAATQQSVERATLGDLDELAALKERLESAE; encoded by the coding sequence ATGAGTAACAATCCAACAGATCGTATCCAGCCACTCGCAGACTTCGACTGGTCTGGCTACGCACAGGACACTGACATCTCTCCAGAGATGCGCAAAGAGCGCGAGGCGATTTATGACAAGACTCTGACGACGATCAAAGAAAACGAGGTCGTCATGGGTAAGGTCATGTCTATCAGCAAGCGCGAGGTACTAGTCAACATCGGCTACAAGAGTGCAGGTATCATCTCTGCCAACGAGTTTAACTACAACAAGGATCTCAAGGTCGGCGACGAGGTTGAGGTACTTGTCGAGAGCAAGGAGGATCGCTTCGGTCAGCTACAGCTCTCTCACCGCAAGGCGCGTGCAGCTCGTGCTTGGGAGAAGATCGCAGCTGCTCAGGAGAACGACGAGGTCATCCTGGGCTACATCAAGAGCCGTGTCAACGGCGGTATGATCGTCGATATCTTTGGCGTCGAGGCATTCCTACCTGGCTCACAGATCGACGTACGTCCTATCAAGGACTACGACGCATTTGTCGACAAGACGATGGAGTTCAAGATCGTCAAGGTCAACCCCGAGTATCGCAACGTAGTCGTATCGCACAAGGTCCTCATCGAGGCAGAGCTCGAGCAGCAGAAGAAGGAGATCATCTCCAAGCTCGAGAAGGGTCAAGTCCTCGAGGGTGTCGTCAAGGGTATCACCTCTTATGGTGCCTTCGTCGACCTCGGTGGCGTAGACGGTCTGATACATATTACCGACCTCTCTTGGGGTCGTATCGGAGATCCCTCTGAGGTGGTCTCTATCGATGAGAAGATCAACGTGGTCATCCTCGACTTTGATGAGGAGAAGACACGTATCGCTCTCGGTCTCAAGCAGCTTATGCCACATCCATGGGATGCCCTCGATCCTAACCTTAAGGAGGGTGACATCATCCATGGCCGTGTCGTCGTCATCACTGACTACGGCGCATTTGTAGAGGTGATCCCAGGTGTCGAGGGACTGATCCACGTCAGCGAGATGTCCTGGACGCAGCACCTACGCAGTGCTCAGGAGTTCCTCACCGTAGGTCAGGAGGTAGACGCTGTCGTCCTCATGCTCGACCGCGAGGATCGCAAGATGAGCCTCGGTCTCAAGCAGCTCAAGCCCGATCCATGGGAGACCATCGAGCAGCGCTTCCCCGTTGGGTCTAACCACGAGGCGCGCGTACGCAACTTCACCAACTACGGTGTCTTCGTTGAGCTCGACGAGGGTATCGATGGCCTGATCCACATCAGCGACCTCTCTTGGACGCGCAAGGTCAAGCACCCCAACGAGTTTGTCAAGGTTGGTCAGATGATCGAGGTACAGGTACTGGAGATCGACAAGGAGAATCGTCGTCTCAGCCTGGGTCACAAGCAGGTTACGGAGAATCCTTGGGACGAGTTCGCTAAGGAGTTCACCATCGGCTCTATCCACGAGGGTACAGTCGTTCGTATGAACGAGAAGGGTGCCACCATCGCACTACCTTACGGTGTCGAGGCATTTGCTACGCCTAAGCACCTCATCAAGGAGGACGGCACTAGCGTCGCTGTAGACGAGAAGCTCCCCTTCAAGATCCTCGACTTCAACCCCGAGATGCAGCGTATCATCGTCTCTCACAGCCGTATCCACGAGGATGCTGAGCGTGCAGAGCGTCGTCAGGCTGCTACAGAAGAGCGCAACCAGCAGGTACGTGACGCTGCCGCTGTCGCTGCTACACAGCAGAGCGTAGAGCGTGCTACCCTAGGAGACCTTGACGAGCTAGCTGCTCTCAAGGAGCGTCTAGAGAGCGCTGAGTAA
- a CDS encoding T9SS type A sorting domain-containing protein, with amino-acid sequence MKQLLHTLYTLVVCALLLPCGAFASDQCVAAEQLSDQPLTMVTAQALGIDQSAPQVEVRDGSIIPLCEYEQMQVFNVMGQEVRNEHLPSGVYLVRLVVQGETYTLKVVIR; translated from the coding sequence ATGAAGCAACTACTACATACTCTATATACCCTCGTCGTTTGCGCTCTACTACTGCCTTGTGGGGCATTCGCTAGTGATCAGTGCGTAGCCGCCGAGCAGCTCTCCGACCAGCCTCTCACCATGGTGACAGCGCAAGCCTTAGGCATCGACCAGTCTGCCCCTCAGGTAGAGGTGCGTGACGGGTCTATCATACCGCTCTGCGAGTATGAGCAGATGCAGGTCTTTAATGTCATGGGACAGGAGGTACGCAACGAGCATTTGCCGTCAGGTGTATACCTCGTGCGTCTTGTCGTGCAGGGAGAGACCTATACACTCAAAGTGGTCATACGCTAA
- the pheS gene encoding phenylalanine--tRNA ligase subunit alpha, which translates to MLDQIQQLQSALSNLAASTPEEAEQLRIAYLGKKGRITQLFEAFRQLPPEEKRQLGATLNELKQEASARIKELLSSVATQSVQQTIDLTRPAVPYPQGSRHPLTLIQEEICNIFERMGFSIAEGPEVEDDWHVFEALNFPPDHPARDMQDTFFVDHKSNILLRTHTSSVQTRVMKSQEPPIRVLCPGRVYRNEAISARAHCFFHQIEGLYIDRNVSYADLREALLFFAQSLFGADTQIRLRPSYFPFTEPSAEMDISCGLCHGEGCGFCKHTGWVEILGCGMVDPNVLENCGIDSSVYSGYAFGLGVERIANLKYNVKDLRYFSENNLDFLSQFTAHTTPL; encoded by the coding sequence ATGCTTGATCAAATCCAGCAACTTCAATCAGCACTCTCCAACCTCGCAGCCTCTACACCCGAAGAGGCCGAGCAACTACGCATAGCTTATCTAGGTAAAAAAGGACGCATCACCCAGCTCTTTGAGGCCTTTCGTCAGCTTCCCCCCGAGGAGAAGCGACAGCTAGGAGCAACACTCAATGAGCTCAAACAAGAAGCCTCCGCACGCATCAAGGAGCTCCTATCCTCTGTTGCGACGCAGTCGGTGCAGCAGACGATCGATCTGACCCGTCCCGCCGTACCTTATCCACAAGGCTCGCGTCACCCGCTCACGCTCATACAGGAGGAGATCTGTAACATCTTCGAGCGGATGGGCTTTAGCATAGCTGAGGGACCTGAGGTGGAGGATGACTGGCACGTCTTTGAGGCGCTCAACTTCCCGCCAGACCATCCCGCACGAGACATGCAGGACACCTTCTTTGTGGATCACAAGAGCAATATACTCCTCCGCACCCACACCTCCTCCGTGCAGACGCGTGTCATGAAGAGCCAAGAGCCGCCTATACGCGTCCTCTGCCCTGGGCGAGTCTATCGCAACGAGGCTATCTCGGCGCGTGCTCACTGCTTCTTTCACCAGATCGAGGGTCTATACATCGACCGCAACGTGAGCTATGCCGATCTTCGAGAGGCTTTGCTCTTCTTCGCTCAGTCGCTCTTTGGTGCCGATACGCAGATACGCTTGCGCCCCTCCTACTTCCCCTTTACTGAGCCGAGTGCGGAGATGGATATCTCGTGCGGCTTGTGCCATGGCGAGGGGTGTGGTTTCTGCAAGCATACTGGATGGGTCGAGATCTTGGGCTGCGGTATGGTCGATCCTAACGTGCTGGAGAACTGTGGCATCGATAGCTCCGTCTATAGTGGCTACGCCTTCGGACTAGGTGTGGAGCGCATTGCCAACCTCAAGTACAATGTCAAGGATCTGCGCTACTTCTCGGAAAACAACCTAGACTTCCTCTCGCAGTTTACCGCACACACTACACCACTCTAA
- the nth gene encoding endonuclease III: MTLDERYRLALEGLAQLYPDADTELIYHDPFSLLVAVVLSAQCTDKRVNMVTPQLMAHYPTPEAMARASVDDLLAFMGSVSYPNNKAKHLIGLSERIVQEHHGIVPSTREELEALPGVGRKSASVMLAVCFETPAMPVDTHVFRVAKRIGLASSHATTPLAVEQALVKRIPQAQLIRAHHQLILLGRYICKARKPLCAECTLHNCCRHYATASQKQ; this comes from the coding sequence GTGACGCTCGACGAACGCTACCGCCTGGCACTGGAGGGGCTTGCACAGCTCTATCCCGATGCCGATACGGAGCTTATCTACCACGACCCCTTCAGTCTACTCGTAGCGGTCGTGCTCTCGGCACAGTGCACCGACAAGCGGGTCAATATGGTGACGCCGCAGCTTATGGCGCACTACCCGACGCCCGAAGCGATGGCGCGCGCCTCGGTCGATGATCTGTTAGCCTTCATGGGGAGCGTCAGCTATCCAAACAATAAGGCGAAGCACCTCATCGGGCTCTCCGAGCGGATCGTCCAGGAGCATCACGGCATCGTTCCCTCAACGCGCGAAGAGCTAGAGGCGCTCCCAGGCGTAGGACGCAAGAGTGCTAGCGTGATGCTAGCCGTCTGCTTTGAGACGCCAGCGATGCCGGTCGATACACACGTCTTCCGTGTAGCTAAGCGCATCGGGCTTGCCTCCTCACATGCTACGACGCCCTTAGCGGTCGAGCAAGCACTCGTCAAGCGCATCCCACAGGCACAACTCATACGTGCGCATCATCAGCTCATCTTGCTGGGACGCTACATCTGCAAGGCGCGCAAGCCACTCTGTGCAGAGTGTACCCTCCACAACTGCTGTCGCCACTATGCCACAGCCTCCCAAAAGCAATAA